A window from Neobacillus sp. PS3-40 encodes these proteins:
- the polX gene encoding DNA polymerase/3'-5' exonuclease PolX, producing MNVTKKDVVRLLEMIAVYLELKGENPFKVSAFRKAATALETDDRSITEIEDFTKLPGIGKGTAATIEEYINEGYSTVLKELKKEVPPGLIPLLQLPGLGGKKIAKLNQELGIEDVSGLEEACLAGKVQLLPGFGKKTEENIVNAILTAGNRPERLPLAFMLPLAEQMEERLTHMSDISRFSRAGSLRRMRETSKDLDFIIATNHPESIKQQLLNLPNIKEVIGAGNTKVSLTFSYHFDISVDFRLVKPEEFITTLHHFTGSKEHNVRMRQLAKERGEKISEYGVENLKTGEVLTFTSEQEFFKHFGLPFIPPEIREDGKEVDEFTAEQELIDINDIKGDLHMHSTWSDGANSIADMAEACRNRGYQYMAITDHSRFLKVANGLTPERLVKQREEIKQLNEKYDDFMILSGIEMDILPDGTLDYDDELLEGIDIVIASIHSAFTQPKEKIMGRLKMALENKHVDIIAHPTGRLIGRREGYEVDIDLLIELAKLTNTALELNANPNRLDLASHHLRKAQEADVKIVINTDAHKVDTLAHMEIGVSTAKKGWIKKSSVLNALELTDLKEFLNNRE from the coding sequence ATGAATGTAACTAAAAAGGACGTAGTTCGACTGTTAGAAATGATTGCCGTTTATTTAGAATTAAAAGGTGAGAATCCGTTTAAGGTGTCTGCATTCCGCAAAGCGGCGACAGCATTGGAGACAGATGACCGCAGCATAACAGAAATCGAGGATTTCACCAAGCTACCTGGTATTGGTAAAGGGACAGCGGCTACTATTGAAGAATATATAAATGAAGGATACTCCACAGTGTTAAAAGAACTGAAGAAGGAAGTTCCTCCAGGGTTGATTCCGTTATTACAGCTACCAGGTCTTGGTGGTAAAAAAATTGCAAAACTAAACCAAGAGTTAGGAATTGAGGATGTATCAGGCTTGGAAGAGGCCTGCTTGGCGGGGAAGGTTCAGTTACTTCCAGGTTTCGGAAAAAAGACAGAAGAAAATATAGTAAATGCGATTTTGACGGCGGGGAATCGACCTGAAAGGCTGCCGCTTGCTTTTATGCTCCCACTTGCAGAGCAAATGGAAGAGAGACTTACCCACATGTCTGATATCAGCCGTTTTTCAAGGGCTGGAAGTTTGAGAAGAATGAGGGAAACTAGTAAAGATCTTGATTTTATTATTGCAACAAATCATCCTGAAAGTATTAAACAACAGCTGTTAAATTTGCCTAATATTAAAGAGGTAATTGGGGCTGGTAATACGAAGGTTTCACTAACATTTAGCTACCATTTTGATATTTCCGTAGATTTCCGTCTTGTTAAACCAGAAGAATTTATCACAACATTACACCATTTTACAGGTTCTAAGGAACATAATGTTCGAATGAGACAGCTTGCGAAAGAGCGAGGAGAAAAAATAAGTGAGTATGGTGTGGAAAACCTGAAAACTGGGGAAGTTCTTACTTTTACCTCAGAGCAGGAGTTTTTCAAGCATTTTGGGCTTCCATTTATACCACCTGAAATTCGTGAAGACGGAAAAGAAGTGGATGAATTTACAGCCGAGCAGGAATTAATTGACATAAATGATATAAAAGGTGACCTTCACATGCACTCTACTTGGAGTGATGGTGCTAATTCAATAGCGGACATGGCTGAGGCATGTAGAAATAGAGGTTATCAGTATATGGCCATAACCGACCATTCGCGGTTTTTAAAAGTGGCAAATGGACTTACTCCTGAAAGATTAGTAAAGCAAAGGGAAGAAATCAAACAATTAAATGAGAAATATGATGACTTTATGATCCTATCGGGTATCGAAATGGATATTCTTCCTGATGGTACACTTGATTATGATGATGAATTGCTAGAAGGAATAGACATCGTTATCGCTTCAATTCATTCTGCTTTTACCCAACCTAAGGAAAAGATAATGGGACGACTAAAAATGGCTTTAGAAAACAAGCATGTGGATATTATTGCCCATCCGACGGGAAGATTAATTGGACGGCGCGAAGGCTATGAAGTAGATATCGACTTATTAATTGAATTAGCCAAGTTAACCAATACTGCCTTGGAATTGAATGCAAATCCAAATCGGCTCGACCTTGCTTCTCATCACTTGAGAAAAGCACAGGAAGCAGACGTGAAGATTGTCATCAATACAGATGCCCACAAAGTGGATACATTAGCACATATGGAAATAGGAGTATCTACAGCCAAGAAAGGCTGGATTAAAAAGTCATCCGTTTTAAATGCATTAGAACTTACTGACTTGAAAGAGTTTTTAAATAACCGAGAGTAA